One region of Syntrophobacter fumaroxidans MPOB genomic DNA includes:
- a CDS encoding (Fe-S)-binding protein codes for MQEAITNPKFKDPVKEYLGKFNLNLCLTCGTCTNGCPITGMPGMEGWDTRKVLRMLAYGMTDEVVQSKFPWLCTGCGRCVHGCPMGIDIVGIMGHMKSLRPREDVPGILHKGVLNVLNTGNNMAIPQEDYFFLMSDMGRELAEEECPGFYVPVDRENADVLFFPNSKEVFSDNEDMKWWWKIFYAARENWTIPSENWEAVDWGLFTGNSEATRILAQRKIDFMKRHTINRMIMPDCGGGSYGCRKGMKECVLEDPNNKINHIYLYDYLKEIIESGRIKLDKSRNAGQVFTWHDSCKHGRELERNFGKGYYDEPRWIIDQCVDRFVEMVPTRANNFCCGAGGGNWPMPYEEESAYHARFKYKQIKESGAHVVVVGCSNCRDQMMRRIPKFYPDCDYEVKYIWQLVAETLVIEPWDDEEIEKAQKEAAAQWERLGVVVDEDME; via the coding sequence ATGCAGGAAGCGATCACGAATCCGAAATTTAAGGACCCCGTCAAAGAGTATCTGGGCAAGTTCAATCTGAACCTCTGCCTGACCTGTGGGACCTGTACCAACGGTTGCCCCATCACCGGGATGCCCGGGATGGAGGGATGGGACACCCGGAAGGTGCTGCGCATGCTGGCGTACGGCATGACGGACGAGGTGGTGCAATCGAAGTTCCCCTGGCTCTGCACCGGCTGCGGCCGCTGCGTGCATGGGTGCCCCATGGGGATCGACATCGTCGGCATCATGGGACATATGAAATCTCTGCGGCCAAGGGAAGATGTCCCGGGGATTCTGCACAAGGGAGTCCTGAATGTCTTGAATACCGGGAACAATATGGCCATACCCCAGGAGGACTATTTCTTCCTGATGTCGGACATGGGACGCGAGCTCGCCGAGGAGGAGTGTCCCGGATTCTATGTCCCCGTCGACAGGGAAAATGCGGACGTCCTCTTCTTTCCCAATTCGAAGGAGGTCTTCTCGGACAATGAAGACATGAAGTGGTGGTGGAAGATATTCTACGCAGCCAGGGAGAACTGGACGATTCCCTCCGAGAACTGGGAGGCGGTCGACTGGGGGCTTTTCACGGGGAACAGCGAAGCCACCAGAATCCTGGCGCAGAGAAAGATCGATTTCATGAAACGGCATACAATCAATCGCATGATCATGCCCGATTGCGGCGGCGGTTCCTATGGTTGCAGAAAAGGCATGAAGGAATGCGTACTGGAGGATCCGAACAACAAGATCAACCACATCTACCTGTATGACTATCTCAAGGAAATCATCGAATCGGGGAGAATCAAACTCGACAAGAGCCGGAATGCAGGTCAAGTCTTCACCTGGCACGACTCCTGTAAACACGGACGTGAACTGGAGCGCAATTTCGGTAAAGGGTATTACGACGAGCCGCGATGGATCATCGACCAATGCGTGGACCGGTTCGTGGAGATGGTGCCCACCCGCGCAAACAATTTCTGCTGCGGTGCAGGGGGCGGCAACTGGCCGATGCCCTACGAAGAGGAATCGGCCTACCACGCGCGTTTCAAATACAAGCAGATCAAGGAAAGCGGGGCTCACGTCGTCGTCGTGGGATGTTCCAACTGCCGCGACCAGATGATGAGAAGAATCCCGAAATTCTACCCCGATTGTGACTACGAGGTGAAATACATCTGGCAACTGGTGGCCGAAACCCTGGTGATCGAACCCTGGGACGACGAAGAAATCGAGAAAGCCCAAAAAGAAGCCGCCGCCCAGTGGGAACGGCTGGGGGTCGTTGTTGACGAGGACATGGAATAG
- a CDS encoding branched-chain amino acid ABC transporter permease, whose translation MDMLFQTIINGLLLGGLYATATIGFSMVWGVMGVINLAHGAFIMIGAYVGYWAFAHFGLDPFLTIPLSMAVLFVIGYLLQELLLNRVMRTSLLLSLILTFGLDMFFINVVILLFSSDFHSVNTSYTGSSLKVGTAFIPYVRLLTFTFALILAGGFYLFLRRTRAGHAILATALDKETARLMAINPSRVYSLTFGAGAALAGAAGSLASMLFPISPIMGREFIGAVFVITVLGGIGSVEGCVLAGLLYGLIQALASLVLGVSYQNIVAFIIFLLILVLRPQGLFGKRFYGEIS comes from the coding sequence ATGGATATGTTGTTTCAGACCATTATCAACGGGCTCCTCCTGGGCGGGCTGTACGCCACTGCGACGATCGGCTTTTCGATGGTCTGGGGCGTCATGGGGGTGATCAACCTGGCCCACGGAGCCTTTATCATGATCGGAGCCTATGTCGGTTACTGGGCTTTCGCCCATTTCGGCCTGGACCCCTTCCTGACGATTCCATTGTCCATGGCGGTGCTGTTCGTCATCGGATACCTGCTCCAGGAGCTGTTGCTGAACCGGGTCATGCGCACGAGCCTCCTGCTTTCCCTGATCCTGACATTCGGGCTGGACATGTTTTTCATCAACGTGGTCATCCTGCTCTTCTCCTCGGATTTCCATTCCGTGAACACCTCTTACACAGGGAGCTCCCTGAAGGTCGGAACGGCTTTCATTCCTTACGTGAGGTTGCTCACCTTCACGTTCGCCCTGATCCTCGCGGGCGGTTTCTACCTTTTCCTTCGGCGTACCCGGGCGGGTCACGCGATCCTGGCCACCGCCCTCGACAAGGAGACGGCCCGGCTCATGGCGATCAATCCCTCTCGGGTCTATTCCCTGACGTTCGGGGCGGGAGCGGCCCTGGCGGGAGCGGCGGGCAGTCTGGCCAGCATGTTGTTCCCCATCTCCCCGATCATGGGGCGGGAGTTCATAGGGGCCGTTTTCGTGATCACCGTGCTGGGCGGCATCGGCAGCGTTGAAGGGTGCGTGCTGGCGGGCCTGCTCTACGGGTTGATCCAGGCGCTGGCCTCGCTCGTACTGGGTGTAAGTTACCAGAATATCGTGGCATTCATCATTTTTCTGCTCATTCTTGTCCTTCGTCCCCAGGGATTGTTCGGAAAGCGGTTTTACGGAGAGATTTCCTAG
- a CDS encoding ABC transporter ATP-binding protein, whose protein sequence is MSILVVKDLEVKYGDTQVLWGLDLTIERGEFVALVGANGAGKTTFLKTVVGLLPAAAGSLHFAGEEVSGMPVEYRIRKGMAMVPEGRRLFKGMSVMDNLMIGAHFREDRPQVHEDLGKVFGYFPELERLRKRVAGDLSGGEQQMCAVGRALMASPGLLLVDEMSLGLAPVVVERLAEVLAKINVNERMSVLLVEQDVEIALELSSRGYVLDNGQVTMSGDAGELLRHPQIREAYLGLT, encoded by the coding sequence ATGAGCATCCTCGTTGTCAAAGACCTTGAGGTGAAATATGGTGACACCCAGGTCCTCTGGGGACTGGATCTCACTATCGAGCGGGGAGAGTTCGTCGCCCTGGTCGGAGCAAACGGAGCCGGGAAGACCACTTTCCTGAAGACGGTCGTCGGCCTGCTGCCCGCGGCGGCCGGGAGCCTGCATTTTGCCGGTGAAGAAGTCTCCGGCATGCCGGTGGAGTACAGGATCAGGAAGGGCATGGCAATGGTTCCCGAGGGGAGGCGACTGTTCAAGGGCATGTCGGTCATGGACAATCTCATGATCGGCGCACACTTTCGCGAGGATCGTCCACAGGTCCATGAAGACCTGGGCAAGGTGTTCGGATACTTCCCGGAACTGGAGCGTTTGAGGAAGCGGGTGGCGGGCGACCTGTCCGGGGGAGAACAGCAGATGTGCGCGGTCGGCCGGGCTCTGATGGCCAGCCCCGGGCTTCTGCTGGTGGACGAAATGTCCCTGGGTCTGGCGCCGGTTGTTGTGGAGCGCCTGGCCGAGGTGCTGGCGAAAATCAACGTCAATGAACGGATGAGTGTCCTGCTGGTCGAACAGGACGTGGAAATCGCCCTGGAATTGAGCAGCCGGGGATATGTTCTGGACAACGGGCAGGTTACAATGAGCGGCGATGCCGGGGAGCTGCTGCGGCATCCGCAGATCCGGGAAGCCTATCTGGGGCTGACCTGA
- a CDS encoding ABC transporter ATP-binding protein — MTLLEGKAISVSFGGVQALSAVDLSVHEGDVLDLIGPNGAGKTTLLNAISGLCPARSETLKFNGTEISRLKPHRRAKLGIARTFQVVKPFDRLTVVENVAVGAMFSGHKIPTRSRVIERARVALEQVGIASKADLFPRQLTLSERQQLELARALAMEPALLLLDEVMAGLNHAEIEKTMALIQHINKNLGITIVVVEHVMKAIMNVCNRIVVLHFGKKIAEGTPARIVESPEVIQAYLGKRFADRQRRDQAQRAAQP; from the coding sequence ATGACCCTCCTGGAAGGCAAGGCCATATCCGTGAGCTTCGGTGGAGTTCAGGCGCTGAGCGCAGTCGACCTGTCGGTCCACGAGGGCGATGTGCTCGACCTGATCGGCCCCAACGGGGCGGGCAAGACGACTCTGCTCAACGCCATCTCCGGACTCTGTCCCGCCCGGTCGGAGACTTTGAAGTTCAACGGCACCGAGATTTCGCGCCTGAAACCCCACCGAAGGGCAAAGCTCGGCATCGCCCGGACTTTCCAGGTGGTGAAGCCCTTCGACAGGCTGACCGTAGTGGAAAACGTCGCCGTGGGCGCCATGTTTTCAGGCCACAAAATTCCCACCAGGAGCCGGGTGATCGAACGCGCGCGCGTCGCCCTCGAACAGGTGGGGATCGCGTCCAAGGCGGACCTCTTTCCACGGCAGCTCACGCTGTCCGAACGGCAGCAGCTCGAACTGGCCCGGGCGCTTGCCATGGAACCCGCGCTTCTTTTGCTCGACGAGGTCATGGCGGGCCTGAATCACGCGGAAATCGAGAAGACGATGGCCCTCATACAGCACATCAACAAGAACCTGGGCATAACGATCGTCGTGGTCGAACACGTCATGAAGGCCATCATGAATGTGTGCAATCGCATCGTGGTGCTCCATTTCGGGAAGAAGATCGCCGAGGGCACCCCGGCCCGGATCGTGGAATCCCCCGAGGTGATCCAGGCCTACCTCGGAAAGCGCTTTGCGGATCGTCAGCGCAGGGACCAGGCGCAAAGGGCGGCACAACCATGA
- a CDS encoding UPF0182 family protein, giving the protein MNRWARWPLIILIGILGISAVVILSSLASVDYLINIWWFDSLGYGLYYWLRLLYRYIVFGAVTLLFFLIFFLNFWVASRYVGNVPPAPSKFRIAALDRYLNVVRMFRSGSLWVYTPLSLILAVIIALPIFEKWEAFLLYVAGPKTGVPDPVYGKDISYYLFSYPIYTLVQRRLLIAFVLLLVGLVALYLLERRLLARQEQPIPAGARLHLSILILLIFLIETWDYVLQRYELLYSEAHMPLFYGGGFVEMYVIWALIWLTLFFLMGTAFSMIAFIQTRKGLKPLVVFAVGFVLVLGLRYSAFLPATVEKLVVKPNEVSRERDFIVNNIKATLSAYNLNTVQTRDFTPARTAADVASPKVKAQLRNIPVWDGELLDDVYKQLQQLRTYYTFPSVDVARYTVNGMPQQVFLSVRELDYTLIPEAARNWVNEHLSYTHGYGAVMTPASQGGDEPMTWFIKGIPPESEYGFRIEQPGVYIGLGSYTYVIAPNDAGEIDYPKGNSNTMVSYKAEDGVPLSSFLRRILFAYHFGDRNLLFTTKTTPDSKILFRRNLLERIRVLTPFLLLDGDPYAVVTPGKLYWIQDAYTTSEFYPGATPTLWGRDRFNYIRNSVKIVVDAFSGKVEYYVFEPGDPIVRAYSRIYPGVFRNADQMPPELKAQVRYPQDIFEIQMNIYAKYQQTDPEVYYQQEDMWEPAKTFQDRTPVTIKPYYVTLDLIDPSRFDFLLLAPMSPKGRDNLRALALAGSDPPHYGKIIVYNFPKGELIYGPSQIYALINQDTRISEQFTLWDQVGSQVARGKMIILPISNMILYIQPVYLKSATKLKIPELKRIIMSQGQIVVMEPSLEEAYAKLQERIKLEIDRVDKRFAPLLPGSPAGR; this is encoded by the coding sequence ATGAATCGTTGGGCACGCTGGCCTCTCATCATCCTGATCGGCATTTTGGGCATCTCGGCTGTTGTTATCCTGTCCAGCCTTGCTTCGGTCGACTACCTGATCAACATCTGGTGGTTCGATTCCCTCGGGTACGGGCTTTACTACTGGCTGCGGCTCCTCTACCGTTACATCGTCTTCGGAGCGGTCACCCTCTTGTTTTTCCTGATTTTTTTTCTCAATTTCTGGGTGGCTTCGCGATACGTGGGGAATGTGCCGCCCGCCCCGTCGAAGTTCAGGATCGCCGCGCTCGACCGGTACTTGAACGTCGTCCGGATGTTCAGGTCCGGGTCGCTCTGGGTCTACACCCCCTTGTCGCTTATCCTGGCCGTCATTATCGCCCTGCCGATATTCGAGAAGTGGGAAGCCTTTCTGCTGTACGTGGCGGGACCGAAGACGGGTGTGCCGGACCCGGTTTACGGCAAGGACATCAGCTACTACCTGTTTTCTTATCCCATCTATACGCTTGTCCAGCGCCGGCTGCTCATCGCCTTCGTGCTGCTGCTCGTTGGCCTGGTGGCGCTCTACCTGCTCGAGCGCCGGCTCCTCGCCCGGCAGGAGCAACCCATTCCCGCGGGGGCCAGGCTGCATCTGAGCATTCTCATTCTCCTGATTTTTCTCATCGAGACCTGGGACTACGTTTTGCAGCGCTACGAGCTCCTCTACAGCGAGGCGCACATGCCTCTGTTTTACGGGGGCGGTTTCGTCGAAATGTACGTCATTTGGGCGCTCATCTGGTTGACCCTTTTCTTCCTCATGGGAACCGCCTTCTCAATGATCGCATTCATCCAGACCCGCAAGGGGCTGAAACCGCTGGTCGTCTTCGCCGTGGGATTCGTGCTCGTCCTGGGCCTGCGCTATTCCGCGTTCCTGCCGGCGACCGTGGAAAAACTCGTGGTGAAACCCAATGAGGTTTCACGGGAGAGAGACTTCATCGTCAATAACATCAAAGCCACTCTCTCCGCATACAACCTCAACACGGTCCAGACGCGCGATTTCACCCCGGCCCGCACTGCGGCCGATGTCGCGTCGCCGAAGGTCAAGGCGCAATTGAGGAATATTCCCGTCTGGGACGGGGAGCTCCTGGACGACGTCTACAAGCAGCTCCAGCAGCTGCGCACCTACTATACCTTTCCCAGCGTGGATGTGGCGCGGTACACGGTCAACGGGATGCCTCAGCAGGTTTTCCTCAGCGTGCGCGAGCTCGATTATACGCTCATTCCCGAAGCGGCCCGCAACTGGGTGAATGAACACCTGTCCTACACCCACGGCTACGGCGCGGTCATGACGCCGGCCAGCCAGGGCGGGGACGAACCCATGACTTGGTTCATCAAGGGGATTCCCCCCGAGTCCGAATACGGCTTCAGGATCGAACAACCGGGGGTCTACATCGGACTGGGTTCCTACACCTACGTCATCGCGCCCAACGACGCCGGGGAAATCGACTACCCGAAAGGAAACAGCAACACCATGGTGAGCTACAAGGCCGAGGACGGCGTTCCCCTGTCGTCCTTTCTCAGAAGGATCCTCTTCGCCTATCACTTCGGAGACCGCAACCTCCTGTTCACCACCAAGACAACTCCGGACAGCAAGATACTCTTTCGCAGAAATCTCCTCGAACGGATCCGGGTCCTCACGCCCTTCCTCCTTCTGGACGGAGATCCCTATGCGGTGGTGACACCCGGCAAGCTCTACTGGATCCAGGATGCCTATACGACTTCGGAATTCTACCCCGGGGCCACTCCCACACTGTGGGGCAGGGACAGGTTCAACTACATTCGCAACTCCGTGAAGATCGTCGTGGACGCATTCAGCGGAAAGGTGGAATATTACGTATTCGAGCCCGGCGATCCCATTGTGCGCGCCTATTCGAGGATCTATCCGGGAGTGTTCAGAAATGCCGACCAGATGCCGCCCGAGCTCAAGGCCCAGGTCCGTTATCCGCAGGACATTTTCGAAATCCAGATGAACATCTACGCAAAGTATCAGCAAACCGATCCGGAAGTCTACTACCAGCAGGAAGACATGTGGGAACCCGCCAAGACTTTCCAGGACAGGACTCCAGTGACCATCAAGCCTTACTACGTGACACTGGATCTCATCGATCCGAGCCGCTTCGATTTCCTTCTGCTCGCACCCATGAGCCCCAAAGGACGCGACAATCTCAGGGCGCTGGCGCTGGCCGGCTCCGACCCGCCCCATTACGGAAAGATCATCGTCTACAACTTCCCAAAGGGCGAACTGATCTACGGACCCTCGCAAATCTACGCACTGATCAACCAGGACACAAGGATATCCGAACAGTTCACACTCTGGGACCAGGTGGGGTCGCAGGTCGCCAGGGGCAAGATGATCATTCTGCCCATCAGCAACATGATTCTCTACATCCAGCCGGTCTACCTGAAGTCTGCGACAAAGCTCAAGATCCCGGAATTGAAGCGGATCATCATGAGCCAGGGGCAGATCGTGGTGATGGAACCATCCCTCGAGGAGGCCTATGCGAAATTGCAGGAGCGGATCAAGCTGGAAATCGATCGGGTGGACAAGCGGTTCGCCCCCCTGTTGCCGGGTTCTCCCGCGGGGAGGTAG
- a CDS encoding amino acid ABC transporter substrate-binding protein → MKSRPQVRLIPVLAAVAVFTMSVSFWATACAEDVIKIGAAVSLSGKFAREGEFLKQGYDYWKDAANAQGGVKIGDKKYKVEIVYNDDESDPQTSARLTEKLITEDKVKFLFGPYSSGIATATAAISEKYNMLTMVPMATADSIYQRGYRYVFCPSPLASTGLYPILDLIGTLEKRPATMAIVGPDSLFPNITAEAAQKKAEEMGIKVVYLGKYPQSAADLSSVATAVKGANPEAILCTGYTQDSILLVKSMRELQVNPKLVGLAMSIAVPDFRNALGSAANQVMGTDYWVPTLTYTGIIVKDSDTYAKTYKEKFQKDPTYQAASGTAAGIILQMAVESAGSLDTNAVREALLKLKGQTFYGDFQFNEQGVNTAAKLSVTQIQDGQPKVVFPIQVRQTPVQYPKAPWN, encoded by the coding sequence ATGAAATCCAGGCCCCAGGTAAGACTGATTCCCGTTTTGGCGGCAGTTGCAGTGTTCACGATGTCCGTGAGCTTTTGGGCAACGGCATGTGCCGAGGACGTCATCAAGATCGGCGCGGCCGTGAGCCTGAGCGGCAAGTTCGCCCGTGAAGGAGAGTTTCTCAAGCAGGGCTATGATTACTGGAAGGATGCGGCCAATGCTCAGGGCGGAGTGAAAATCGGGGACAAGAAATACAAGGTCGAAATCGTTTACAATGATGACGAAAGTGATCCGCAGACCAGCGCCCGCTTGACCGAAAAGCTGATCACCGAGGACAAGGTGAAATTTCTATTCGGCCCCTATTCCTCAGGAATCGCAACTGCAACGGCGGCCATCAGCGAAAAATACAACATGCTGACCATGGTGCCGATGGCAACCGCGGACAGCATCTACCAGCGCGGCTACCGCTACGTTTTCTGTCCTTCGCCGCTGGCTAGCACGGGCTTGTATCCCATTCTCGATCTCATCGGCACCCTGGAAAAGAGGCCTGCGACCATGGCCATAGTCGGTCCCGATTCCCTGTTCCCGAACATCACCGCTGAAGCCGCACAAAAGAAGGCCGAGGAAATGGGGATCAAAGTGGTCTATCTCGGGAAATACCCTCAGAGTGCCGCCGACTTGTCCTCGGTCGCAACCGCCGTCAAGGGCGCGAACCCGGAGGCGATCCTGTGCACCGGCTACACCCAGGATTCCATCCTGTTGGTGAAGTCCATGCGGGAACTGCAGGTCAATCCCAAGCTGGTGGGCCTTGCCATGTCGATCGCCGTTCCCGACTTCAGGAACGCGCTCGGTTCGGCCGCCAACCAAGTCATGGGAACCGACTACTGGGTGCCGACCCTCACCTACACCGGAATCATCGTGAAGGATTCCGACACTTACGCAAAAACGTACAAGGAAAAGTTCCAGAAGGATCCCACATACCAGGCGGCCAGCGGCACCGCCGCGGGCATCATCCTCCAGATGGCCGTGGAGAGCGCGGGCTCGCTCGACACGAATGCAGTCCGGGAAGCCCTCTTGAAATTGAAAGGGCAGACATTTTACGGCGACTTTCAATTCAACGAGCAGGGGGTCAACACGGCGGCGAAGCTGTCGGTCACTCAGATCCAGGATGGACAACCCAAGGTGGTTTTCCCCATCCAGGTGCGGCAGACCCCGGTTCAGTACCCCAAGGCCCCCTGGAACTGA
- a CDS encoding branched-chain amino acid ABC transporter permease, with the protein MAGFEKKDAGPALPSIVLGAAVLVFLIVAPFVLSNYWLRVLTSILMYGIVAQGLNIIVGYTGYHAFGNSVFFGIGAYSTGVGMALGLPFGLALALTVPVAVVVAVMVGWPLLRLSGHYFAIATVALNMAMMEMVINVGGITGGAQGLALPINPMGPAMLYKIIYLVMLLILAGATATVYWLDRGSLGYALRALRDSEQGAQVMGINTTAMKIMAWAASGSFTALAGGVWAYWFTFIEPSSAFDINISIKGYVMMLMGGLGTVFGPLIGAAFLELFATIIWGKFLKIHLLILGMLIVLVVTLMPQGLLHHLRWFKRRGKPKEVIR; encoded by the coding sequence ATGGCGGGTTTCGAGAAGAAAGACGCTGGCCCTGCACTTCCCTCCATTGTCCTTGGAGCCGCGGTGCTCGTGTTTTTGATCGTTGCCCCGTTCGTTTTGTCCAATTACTGGCTTCGAGTGCTCACGAGCATCCTGATGTACGGCATCGTGGCCCAGGGTCTGAACATCATCGTGGGGTACACGGGCTATCACGCCTTCGGGAATTCGGTGTTTTTCGGCATCGGGGCCTACAGCACAGGTGTCGGCATGGCGCTGGGGCTGCCTTTCGGCCTTGCATTGGCGCTGACCGTCCCCGTGGCGGTCGTTGTCGCCGTCATGGTGGGCTGGCCCCTGCTGCGGCTGAGCGGTCACTACTTCGCCATAGCCACGGTGGCGTTGAACATGGCGATGATGGAGATGGTCATCAACGTGGGGGGCATCACCGGAGGAGCCCAGGGCCTCGCCTTGCCCATCAACCCCATGGGACCGGCCATGCTCTACAAGATCATCTACCTTGTGATGCTGCTCATCCTGGCGGGTGCCACCGCCACGGTTTACTGGCTCGATCGCGGTTCATTGGGATATGCGCTCCGGGCGCTTCGGGACAGCGAACAGGGCGCCCAGGTTATGGGCATCAACACGACGGCCATGAAGATCATGGCCTGGGCCGCCAGTGGATCGTTCACCGCCCTGGCGGGAGGGGTCTGGGCCTACTGGTTTACTTTCATAGAGCCTTCAAGCGCCTTTGACATCAATATTTCCATCAAGGGCTACGTGATGATGCTCATGGGAGGATTGGGAACCGTGTTCGGACCGCTCATCGGAGCCGCCTTTCTGGAGCTTTTCGCCACCATCATCTGGGGAAAGTTCCTGAAAATTCACCTGCTCATCCTGGGCATGCTCATCGTGCTCGTCGTCACGCTCATGCCGCAGGGATTGCTGCATCATCTCCGTTGGTTCAAACGGCGCGGCAAGCCGAAGGAGGTCATTCGATGA
- a CDS encoding DnaJ family domain-containing protein: MGNIFAIFDKIAEERIREAAKNGEFDNLPGKGQPLNLEDDSHLPQDIRLAYKILKNADCLPPELELRKEIRTTEALLAGMEDTREKYRQMKKLNYLIMKLNMTRRSSFALEENQVYYEKVVDKMEAKKEEK; this comes from the coding sequence ATGGGTAACATTTTTGCCATCTTCGACAAGATCGCCGAAGAGCGCATCCGGGAAGCCGCGAAAAACGGCGAATTCGATAACCTGCCCGGCAAGGGGCAGCCGCTCAACCTGGAGGACGACAGCCACCTGCCCCAGGATATCAGGCTGGCCTACAAGATCCTGAAAAACGCCGACTGCCTTCCTCCCGAACTGGAGCTCAGGAAGGAGATCCGCACCACGGAGGCCCTCCTGGCCGGCATGGAGGATACCCGCGAAAAATACAGGCAGATGAAGAAGCTGAATTATCTGATCATGAAGCTCAACATGACCCGTCGCTCGTCGTTTGCGCTCGAAGAGAACCAGGTCTACTACGAAAAAGTCGTCGACAAGATGGAAGCGAAAAAGGAAGAGAAGTAG
- a CDS encoding dihydroorotase, with protein MNSIDLIVRGGTIYAADGHYRADIAVKDERIVAIGHAELFPRARTEVDATGLCVLPGLWHTHCHFREPGHTDKEDFTSGTRAAAAGGITFCIDMTNNTPHPSTLEDFQMKLGIAREKACVDFGLYGAGLYPDQIGKLAGAGAIGIKVFNTRHIKEVYPYISELGVLNHGLLYEIYEAVADTGLICSVHHDDPDWCRRMTFREYINVGKTENRHYMEAYEKGYMYGHGMVAGLAASLYYADLAGVSLYVLHLGVMPPGAYEMIRHAKVELGQEVYAELEISTALMTRKQAEKVGPCTYVWAYSPETAWDSLESGVTDVIVGEHAPHTVAEMEPGWKDNFSVPLGITGAQEFIPLMLTQVNNGTLRLEDLVWYCSESPARIFGVYPRKGTISIDADADFTIVDMNRRKILTGADMYTKSRTTSWEGMEVTGMPVYTIVRGEVVMRDGQILAQPGFGRFLPGKAASGA; from the coding sequence GTGAATTCGATTGATCTGATCGTGCGAGGCGGCACGATTTATGCCGCGGACGGACATTACCGCGCGGACATTGCCGTGAAGGATGAAAGGATTGTCGCCATCGGGCATGCGGAGCTCTTTCCCCGGGCAAGAACGGAAGTGGACGCAACCGGTCTGTGCGTCCTGCCCGGGCTGTGGCACACGCACTGCCATTTTCGAGAGCCCGGGCACACGGACAAGGAAGACTTTACATCCGGGACCAGAGCGGCGGCGGCGGGGGGAATCACTTTTTGCATCGACATGACCAACAACACTCCCCATCCGTCGACCCTGGAGGACTTTCAGATGAAGCTGGGGATCGCCCGAGAGAAAGCCTGCGTCGATTTCGGGCTTTACGGGGCGGGACTCTACCCGGATCAGATCGGCAAGCTGGCCGGTGCCGGAGCGATCGGCATCAAAGTCTTCAACACGCGGCACATCAAGGAAGTCTATCCGTATATCAGCGAGCTCGGCGTACTCAATCACGGCCTGCTCTACGAGATCTACGAAGCGGTTGCGGACACGGGCCTGATCTGCTCCGTGCATCATGACGATCCCGACTGGTGCCGGAGGATGACTTTCCGAGAGTACATCAACGTAGGGAAGACGGAAAACCGGCACTACATGGAGGCCTATGAAAAGGGTTACATGTACGGGCACGGCATGGTGGCCGGCCTGGCTGCTTCGCTTTACTACGCGGATTTGGCCGGGGTCTCCCTTTATGTCCTTCACCTGGGGGTCATGCCCCCCGGTGCCTACGAGATGATCCGGCACGCCAAGGTCGAGCTCGGGCAGGAAGTCTACGCCGAGCTGGAGATTTCCACGGCACTCATGACCAGGAAACAGGCGGAAAAGGTGGGGCCGTGCACCTATGTCTGGGCGTACAGCCCGGAGACCGCCTGGGACAGCCTGGAGAGCGGCGTCACGGACGTGATCGTGGGAGAGCATGCCCCGCATACCGTCGCGGAAATGGAACCCGGTTGGAAGGACAATTTCTCGGTCCCGCTGGGCATCACGGGGGCGCAGGAATTCATCCCGCTCATGCTCACCCAGGTGAACAATGGAACCCTGAGGCTCGAAGACCTGGTCTGGTACTGTTCCGAAAGCCCGGCCCGGATTTTTGGCGTTTACCCGCGCAAGGGGACGATCTCCATCGACGCGGACGCCGATTTCACCATCGTCGACATGAATCGCCGCAAGATCCTGACGGGCGCGGACATGTACACCAAGTCCCGGACCACCTCCTGGGAAGGAATGGAAGTCACGGGCATGCCGGTTTACACGATCGTGCGGGGAGAAGTGGTGATGCGGGACGGCCAAATCCTGGCGCAACCGGGCTTTGGCCGTTTTCTGCCGGGCAAGGCCGCTTCCGGAGCCTAA